A genomic region of Candidatus Omnitrophota bacterium contains the following coding sequences:
- a CDS encoding alpha-mannosidase: MKMLLDRIQSRLKEFEQHQLMYAYKQSIEKIRYAQEPLNNPMDFSEKSGVWKNMRVGDGWPQFETYYWMHVPVVIPPSFAGQTIDLRIALSREYTLHTPEGLVYVNGELRHGIDRNHCAIRLAESAKEGHSFEVAIRVYTGEPYQFLKLNNLPPYQLAECSIAVLNRDAQNFFHLAKTLTGVILSLQEDSRLRWEMMTLLGDAFNRIDYKHPRSEEFYRSIRDVLRQLKQQLKTLDAPPAREKVTCIGHAHIDVAWLWTLRRTREKAVHTFSTVLDLMERHPDYRFFQSQPQLYQYVREENPALFQRILKRIKEGRWEADGGMWIESDCNLVSGESLVRQFLYGRRFFEEELKTNCSILWLPDAFGFNAALPQIMQKAEIPYFMTTKISWNQYNPMPHDTFRWRGLDGTEVLAHFINTPSGQWFKTYNGLLTPEEIQGTWRDYRQKDVSGEVLLAFGYGDGGGGPVEEMLLCAENLKNMPGFPQTEQGRADAFFQRKEKARDRMPVWEGELYLEYHRGTYTSQAQNKKFNREAELRMQQAEFVAALAALAGEEYPRDRFRAIWEKILLNQFHDIIPGSSIRQVYLDSADDYAWIQAETERIVAQSGKILAQRSQRKDEVFTLVNTLSWRRKEPFLIPLPDSACEAYASGGAAAETQIVETVGGGKWLLMEGAALPPLSASVFTPAPDAAPMERTLKAVRRRLENSMLRIEFNARGEIVSLYDKEAQREVLLPGQSANVFQAFEDKPIAHDAWDIDIFYQDKLLSTGDKAEMSVVEEGPLRATIRVKKTILDGTIEQNISLYRRSRRIDFDTRIEWVNKDVLLKAAFPAAIRAVSATYDIQFGNIQRSTHWNTSWDWARFESCAHKWVDLSEGDYGVSLMNTCKYGHDIRGNTIRLTCIKCAGAPDPLADVGVHHFTYSLYPHQGGWRDAAIPQRAYELNSQPLMLPGRFSHPMLVEGESFVSVDKEHVILETVKWAEKEDAVIVRLHEAYNQRGPVTLQFHRPPKKAAECNLLERQDEPIKIEGNRIQFFIKPYEIRTVKVKF, from the coding sequence ATGAAGATGCTCCTTGACCGTATTCAATCCCGATTAAAAGAATTCGAGCAGCATCAATTGATGTATGCTTATAAACAATCGATCGAAAAAATCCGTTACGCCCAGGAACCTTTAAACAATCCCATGGATTTTTCCGAAAAGAGCGGCGTATGGAAGAATATGCGGGTAGGCGATGGCTGGCCGCAATTCGAAACTTATTATTGGATGCATGTTCCCGTCGTTATCCCTCCTTCCTTCGCCGGGCAAACCATCGATCTTCGAATCGCTTTATCGAGGGAATATACCCTGCACACGCCGGAAGGATTGGTCTACGTCAACGGCGAGTTGCGTCATGGGATCGACCGCAATCATTGCGCAATTCGTCTCGCCGAATCGGCTAAGGAAGGCCATTCGTTCGAAGTCGCCATCCGTGTTTATACCGGCGAACCCTATCAATTTCTCAAATTGAATAACCTGCCCCCTTATCAACTGGCGGAATGTTCGATCGCCGTTCTGAATCGGGACGCGCAGAATTTTTTCCATCTAGCCAAAACGCTTACCGGCGTCATTCTATCGCTCCAAGAAGATTCCCGTCTCCGTTGGGAGATGATGACGCTATTGGGCGACGCCTTCAACCGCATCGACTACAAACATCCGCGTTCCGAAGAATTTTATCGATCGATCCGTGACGTATTGCGTCAGTTGAAACAACAATTGAAAACGTTGGACGCTCCCCCCGCGCGGGAAAAAGTAACCTGCATCGGCCATGCCCACATCGACGTCGCCTGGTTGTGGACGCTGCGGCGGACGCGGGAAAAGGCGGTGCATACCTTCTCCACCGTCTTGGATTTGATGGAGCGCCATCCGGATTATCGCTTTTTCCAAAGCCAACCCCAATTGTATCAGTACGTCCGAGAAGAAAATCCCGCTCTTTTCCAACGCATTCTAAAGCGCATCAAGGAAGGCCGTTGGGAAGCGGACGGGGGCATGTGGATCGAATCGGATTGCAATTTGGTTTCGGGCGAATCGCTGGTGCGGCAATTTCTCTATGGCCGCCGTTTTTTCGAAGAGGAATTGAAAACGAATTGTTCCATCCTTTGGCTGCCCGACGCTTTCGGTTTTAATGCAGCGCTGCCCCAGATTATGCAAAAGGCCGAGATTCCCTATTTCATGACCACGAAGATTTCATGGAATCAATACAATCCCATGCCGCATGATACCTTCCGCTGGCGCGGTCTCGACGGGACGGAAGTCCTGGCTCATTTCATCAATACCCCTTCCGGCCAGTGGTTCAAGACGTATAACGGCCTCTTAACGCCGGAAGAAATTCAAGGAACGTGGAGAGACTACCGCCAAAAAGACGTCAGCGGCGAAGTGCTGCTCGCCTTCGGCTACGGCGACGGCGGCGGCGGACCGGTGGAAGAGATGCTGCTCTGCGCGGAAAATCTGAAAAACATGCCGGGATTCCCCCAAACGGAGCAAGGGCGCGCGGACGCCTTCTTCCAGCGTAAAGAGAAAGCGCGGGATCGGATGCCGGTTTGGGAAGGCGAACTTTATCTGGAGTATCACCGGGGAACCTATACCTCCCAGGCGCAGAATAAGAAATTCAACCGGGAAGCGGAATTGCGCATGCAACAGGCGGAATTCGTCGCAGCACTCGCCGCTTTGGCGGGAGAAGAATATCCGCGAGATCGCTTTCGGGCGATTTGGGAAAAAATCCTGCTCAATCAATTCCACGATATCATTCCCGGCTCTTCCATCCGTCAAGTCTACCTGGACAGCGCGGATGATTACGCCTGGATTCAGGCAGAGACGGAACGGATCGTTGCGCAATCCGGCAAAATCCTGGCGCAACGCTCTCAGCGCAAGGACGAAGTTTTTACGCTGGTAAACACATTGAGCTGGCGCCGCAAAGAGCCTTTTCTCATTCCTCTGCCTGACAGCGCCTGCGAAGCGTACGCCAGCGGCGGCGCGGCGGCGGAGACGCAGATCGTCGAAACCGTCGGGGGAGGGAAATGGCTGCTGATGGAAGGCGCAGCGCTGCCGCCGTTGAGCGCCAGCGTTTTTACTCCCGCGCCGGACGCCGCGCCGATGGAGCGGACGCTGAAGGCCGTGCGGCGCCGTTTGGAAAATTCGATGCTGCGGATTGAATTCAATGCGCGGGGAGAGATAGTGTCTCTCTATGACAAAGAAGCGCAGCGCGAAGTCCTGCTTCCTGGCCAATCGGCGAACGTTTTTCAGGCCTTCGAAGACAAGCCCATCGCTCACGACGCATGGGATATCGATATTTTCTATCAGGACAAATTGCTCTCCACCGGCGATAAGGCGGAAATGTCCGTCGTGGAGGAAGGGCCATTGCGCGCTACGATCCGCGTCAAAAAGACTATTCTCGACGGAACCATCGAACAGAATATTTCCCTCTATCGCCGTTCCCGCCGCATCGATTTCGATACGCGCATCGAGTGGGTCAACAAAGACGTATTGCTGAAAGCCGCTTTCCCAGCGGCGATTCGCGCCGTATCCGCGACCTACGACATCCAATTCGGCAATATTCAGCGCTCGACGCATTGGAACACAAGCTGGGATTGGGCGCGCTTCGAATCCTGCGCTCACAAGTGGGTCGATCTATCCGAAGGCGATTACGGCGTGAGCCTGATGAACACTTGCAAATACGGCCACGACATCCGAGGCAATACCATCCGGCTGACGTGCATCAAATGCGCCGGAGCGCCCGATCCCCTCGCGGACGTGGGCGTTCATCATTTCACTTACAGCCTCTACCCCCATCAAGGCGGTTGGCGCGACGCGGCGATTCCCCAGCGCGCCTACGAACTCAATTCGCAGCCGCTCATGCTTCCAGGACGCTTCTCCCATCCAATGTTGGTCGAAGGCGAATCGTTCGTTTCCGTGGATAAAGAACACGTCATCCTGGAAACCGTTAAATGGGCGGAAAAAGAAGACGCCGTCATCGTCCGCCTGCACGAAGCCTACAACCAACGAGGCCCGGTAACCCTCCAATTCCACCGCCCCCCAAAAAAAGCCGCCGAATGCAACCTGCTCGAACGCCAAGACGAACCTATAAAAATCGAAGGAAACCGCATCCAATTCTTTATCAAACCCTACGAAATCCGCACGGTGAAGGTCAAGTTTTAG
- a CDS encoding type II toxin-antitoxin system RelE/ParE family toxin, which yields MIYWTDIALADMENIREFIARDSEYYALRFIEKMIESVEKLRWFPAMGRKVPEYREKEIREIIFQSNRILYREESNDILILTIIHAGRDLERIEPKPWEIL from the coding sequence ATGATTTACTGGACCGACATCGCTCTTGCGGATATGGAAAATATTCGGGAATTTATTGCTCGCGATTCGGAATATTACGCCTTGCGGTTTATAGAGAAAATGATCGAGTCGGTGGAAAAATTGCGTTGGTTTCCCGCTATGGGACGCAAAGTTCCCGAATATAGAGAAAAAGAAATTCGAGAAATCATTTTTCAAAGTAACCGGATTCTCTATCGCGAAGAATCCAACGATATTTTAATTCTTACGATTATCCATGCTGGACGGGATTTGGAAAGAATAGAACCAAAACCTTGGGAAATTCTGTGA
- a CDS encoding MraY family glycosyltransferase — protein sequence MPSEYWIILFLSAAASFAATPWLRRMALRLDITDRPSARKIHARPMPYLGGLAFHIAMTAALGYVFLFAPYMLGVGELRERLLILYSVAALFLLLGVVDDIKPIPASLKLLVQIALSFLLVSSGFGVAQMTSPFGGSLVLGWLGYILSLFWILTIVNAINFIDGLDGLAGGIVFFAALANLLIALHPWQNFVCIISLILMGAVLGFLPYNFSPAKIFMGDAGSLYLGVLLAGSALESNVKSATMSSLSLPVVILSVPLLDAFLTVIRRGRKGRRFFTADREHLHHRLIRLGFSDRQAVLSVYGLCFLLSMSAVFAAQLPNRYSILFLFVFLAAAGWGLAVFNAFERRMIGGEREEE from the coding sequence ATGCCCAGCGAATATTGGATTATTCTCTTCCTCAGCGCCGCCGCCTCTTTCGCCGCTACGCCTTGGTTGCGGCGAATGGCGCTTCGGCTCGATATTACCGATCGTCCGTCGGCGCGGAAGATCCATGCCCGTCCCATGCCTTATCTCGGCGGACTCGCCTTTCATATCGCCATGACCGCCGCGTTGGGATACGTTTTTCTCTTTGCGCCCTATATGCTCGGCGTCGGCGAGCTGCGCGAGCGGCTATTGATATTATACTCGGTCGCCGCCCTCTTTTTACTGCTAGGCGTCGTGGACGACATTAAGCCTATTCCCGCTTCTTTGAAGTTGCTCGTCCAAATCGCGTTGAGTTTCCTCCTTGTTTCTTCCGGCTTCGGCGTCGCCCAAATGACCAGTCCCTTCGGCGGCAGCCTCGTCTTGGGATGGCTGGGGTATATACTCTCCCTCTTTTGGATTCTGACCATTGTCAATGCGATTAATTTTATCGATGGGCTGGATGGGTTGGCGGGAGGAATCGTATTCTTCGCCGCCCTGGCTAATCTCCTCATCGCATTACATCCCTGGCAGAATTTCGTATGCATCATTTCATTGATCCTCATGGGAGCGGTATTGGGATTTCTTCCCTATAATTTTTCGCCCGCCAAAATCTTTATGGGCGACGCGGGAAGCCTCTACTTGGGGGTTTTGTTGGCGGGAAGCGCCTTGGAAAGCAATGTTAAAAGCGCGACGATGTCTTCCTTATCTTTGCCGGTGGTGATCCTTTCCGTCCCCTTGCTGGACGCCTTTTTGACCGTCATCCGCCGCGGCCGCAAAGGGCGGCGGTTTTTTACGGCGGATCGGGAGCATCTGCATCACCGCTTGATCCGGCTGGGATTTTCGGATCGGCAGGCGGTGCTGTCCGTATACGGCCTCTGTTTTCTGCTTTCGATGTCCGCCGTGTTCGCGGCCCAGTTGCCCAATCGCTATTCGATCTTGTTTTTATTCGTTTTTCTGGCGGCGGCGGGTTGGGGACTAGCCGTGTTCAACGCTTTCGAACGCCGCATGATTGGCGGCGAGCGGGAAGAGGAATGA
- a CDS encoding transglycosylase domain-containing protein has translation MKLPIDDFLPASQGERLPPVKTLTPEKKPRPLSKAGPLPKRIERHIQKQKSFWKPILWMLGIFFLSSGVVVGLGIGILNQYLDLLPTIPYLENYSPWMPSRMFSGHPEGELIADFFNDRQNREMAPLFEMPKNLIDAVVTLEDIRFYKHFGIDLRGFIRAAIYDLKTGTRDQGGSTLTMQLAEDLILNKLLPYQLPQTSAKAFIQKIYEILLSLQIEKRYTKNEILEIYLNQAFMGSNIYGVANAAEFYFGKPISDLNLKECALFAGMLQAPNAFSPVKHPEKAQKRTELVLRVMKREGVITEEEYRLAAAEPFNLKTDMARRPQIAKYPYFSETVHRQLANRQIQNKEGLPIEIYGQGVDIYTTIDIAMQEAAEAALRRGIIAHEQRRRAIGGRNWGHPTYRAANSYLTANVLKAGIEYDAKTVSDYDPNSRSINVELPNVQGGEGPFPIPVDLDSTWLDEFDLLKRGYFIRVAAIEGENGTLEWKLAKDRYVQGSLVAVQPTTGKVLAIAGGFDYNDAENGGQFIRAIQSVTLQPGSAFKPLLYSCALSAPAPNRQWTIASLLKDEERDFWRGWTPRNFEGQYYGLIPMRFALVHSLNSASVWLLDNFMGSRSDGIKYFQRFCKNVFDLNIDKPDLSIALGTSGTTPMELTQAYSVLANRGNFVELHTVERIYQRKDSLSRTSQSNYPALLYEFKQPYLNVQRMTPEAAYLTTFMMRGVVDEGTGAPAKDLPFYCVGKTGTTDDCVYAWFAGYTNDLLCVVYLGYDDFGLSLGRKMTGSKVALPVWMDFMEQTNTIHPELFGEIPPPDKIVFRTINQKTGGLVDPDNPDKVNPDFILTPFVEGTEPVNTPSSPIRKRTDPYQSDANKIILSDAFNAGY, from the coding sequence ATGAAACTACCGATCGACGATTTTCTTCCCGCCAGTCAAGGCGAGCGATTGCCTCCCGTTAAGACGCTAACGCCGGAGAAGAAGCCCCGTCCGCTTTCCAAGGCAGGGCCGCTGCCGAAGCGGATCGAACGGCATATCCAAAAACAAAAATCGTTTTGGAAGCCCATATTGTGGATGCTGGGCATCTTTTTCCTGTCGTCGGGCGTCGTCGTAGGCTTGGGAATCGGCATCCTCAATCAATATTTGGATTTATTGCCCACCATCCCTTACCTGGAAAACTACAGCCCTTGGATGCCTTCGCGCATGTTTTCCGGCCATCCGGAAGGCGAATTGATCGCAGACTTTTTCAACGACCGGCAGAACCGGGAAATGGCGCCGCTTTTCGAGATGCCGAAAAATCTCATCGACGCCGTGGTAACGTTGGAAGACATCCGTTTTTACAAACATTTCGGCATCGATCTGCGCGGCTTCATAAGGGCGGCCATTTACGATTTGAAAACGGGAACGCGAGATCAGGGAGGAAGCACGCTGACTATGCAATTGGCGGAGGATTTGATTCTGAACAAGCTGCTGCCCTATCAACTCCCTCAAACCAGCGCCAAAGCCTTCATCCAAAAAATCTACGAAATCCTTCTCTCTTTACAGATCGAAAAACGGTACACCAAAAACGAAATCCTGGAGATTTATCTCAACCAGGCGTTTATGGGTAGCAATATCTACGGTGTGGCTAATGCGGCGGAATTTTATTTCGGGAAGCCTATTTCCGATTTGAATTTGAAGGAATGCGCCCTGTTTGCAGGAATGCTTCAGGCGCCGAACGCCTTTTCCCCCGTCAAGCATCCCGAAAAAGCGCAAAAGCGGACGGAATTGGTGCTGCGGGTGATGAAGCGCGAAGGAGTCATTACCGAGGAAGAATATCGACTAGCGGCAGCGGAACCGTTCAATCTCAAAACCGATATGGCCCGCCGCCCGCAAATCGCCAAATACCCCTATTTTTCCGAAACCGTCCATCGGCAATTGGCGAATCGCCAGATACAAAACAAAGAAGGATTGCCCATCGAAATTTACGGTCAGGGCGTCGATATCTATACGACGATCGACATTGCCATGCAAGAGGCCGCCGAAGCCGCCTTGCGCCGAGGCATTATCGCGCACGAACAACGGCGCCGCGCTATTGGCGGACGCAACTGGGGGCATCCCACCTATCGAGCGGCGAACAGTTATTTGACCGCGAACGTATTGAAAGCGGGAATCGAATACGACGCGAAGACGGTTTCGGATTACGATCCCAACAGCCGTTCTATTAACGTCGAGCTGCCCAACGTACAGGGGGGAGAGGGGCCGTTTCCTATTCCCGTAGACCTGGATTCCACGTGGCTGGACGAATTCGATCTGTTGAAAAGGGGCTATTTCATCCGCGTAGCGGCCATAGAAGGCGAAAACGGAACTTTGGAATGGAAACTGGCGAAAGACAGGTACGTCCAGGGGTCTTTAGTCGCCGTGCAGCCTACGACGGGCAAAGTTCTAGCCATCGCGGGGGGATTCGACTATAACGACGCCGAAAACGGCGGGCAATTCATCCGCGCCATTCAATCGGTGACGCTGCAGCCGGGCAGCGCTTTCAAGCCATTGCTCTACTCCTGCGCGCTCTCGGCGCCGGCGCCGAATCGCCAATGGACCATTGCGTCTTTGCTGAAAGACGAAGAAAGGGATTTTTGGCGCGGTTGGACGCCCCGCAATTTCGAAGGCCAATATTACGGCCTGATTCCCATGCGCTTCGCCCTGGTGCATTCTCTCAATTCCGCCAGCGTTTGGCTGTTAGACAATTTTATGGGCAGCCGGAGCGATGGAATCAAGTATTTTCAACGCTTTTGCAAGAACGTCTTCGATCTGAACATCGATAAGCCCGACTTGTCCATCGCGCTCGGCACATCGGGTACGACGCCGATGGAATTGACGCAGGCCTACTCCGTCCTGGCTAATCGGGGGAATTTCGTCGAACTGCACACGGTGGAGCGCATCTATCAACGCAAGGATTCGTTGAGCAGGACTTCTCAAAGCAATTACCCCGCCCTGCTTTACGAGTTCAAACAACCTTATCTCAATGTGCAAAGAATGACGCCCGAAGCGGCGTACCTGACGACCTTCATGATGCGGGGCGTTGTAGATGAAGGAACGGGGGCGCCGGCTAAAGACCTTCCCTTCTACTGCGTGGGTAAAACCGGCACGACGGACGACTGCGTTTACGCCTGGTTCGCGGGATATACCAACGATTTGTTATGCGTCGTCTATTTAGGATACGACGATTTCGGGCTATCGCTGGGACGGAAAATGACGGGTTCGAAAGTCGCTCTTCCCGTTTGGATGGATTTTATGGAACAAACCAATACCATTCATCCCGAACTTTTCGGGGAAATCCCGCCTCCGGACAAAATCGTTTTCCGAACCATCAACCAAAAAACGGGGGGATTGGTCGATCCGGATAATCCCGATAAGGTTAATCCCGACTTCATCTTGACGCCCTTTGTAGAGGGAACGGAGCCTGTCAATACGCCGTCATCTCCCATTAGAAAAAGAACGGATCCATACCAATCCGACGCGAATAAGATTATATTGTCGGATGCGTTCAACGCCGGGTATTGA
- a CDS encoding DUF1015 domain-containing protein yields the protein MAIISPFAGLRFNPEKTKDLSRAISPPYDKITAAERAELWKRSERNVVRLILPPPGDKEIDTVTQSTDAESLDWYASAARLYQEWRKENILQTDLAQLYVYKQTFSYRGNAYNRTGLFGALQLGEQSGPRSHEYTFEGPKADRLRLLRAAKANLSPIFLIADGGRAEWDSIFSLAGERLIHFHDLDGQEHLLEGISGEKELRTAEEFLQRRELVIADGHHRYETAMNYCREMKEKTGKDPRREAWGSLLVLIVPIADPGLLVLPTHRVLSNMPNGWFDRLREKAAPDFDIEPIRQVSGEALRSALAGRNRSIAVLSRQDAAMFTLKSHAAPASMDAIPASLRDLNVAILHRHFFAACLDLPEEALREAVRYVRDEEEAADRVRQGASDAAFLLAGISPQTVFDVSLTGVRMPQKSTDFYPKIPTGLVLRSVE from the coding sequence ATGGCTATCATTTCCCCTTTTGCCGGATTGCGCTTCAACCCAGAAAAGACGAAAGACCTCTCGCGGGCGATCTCGCCGCCCTACGACAAAATAACCGCCGCCGAACGGGCGGAATTGTGGAAGCGCAGCGAACGCAACGTCGTGCGTCTCATCCTGCCGCCGCCGGGGGATAAGGAAATCGACACCGTTACCCAATCCACCGACGCCGAATCGCTAGACTGGTACGCTTCCGCCGCCCGGCTTTATCAAGAATGGCGAAAAGAGAATATCCTCCAAACCGATTTGGCCCAACTTTATGTTTATAAACAAACCTTTTCTTACCGGGGAAATGCCTATAACCGCACGGGCTTATTTGGAGCGCTTCAACTCGGCGAACAATCGGGACCTCGTTCTCACGAATACACCTTCGAGGGTCCCAAAGCCGACCGCCTGCGCCTCTTGCGGGCGGCGAAGGCCAATCTCTCCCCGATCTTTTTAATTGCGGACGGCGGGAGGGCGGAGTGGGATTCCATCTTCTCTCTCGCCGGAGAGAGACTGATTCATTTCCATGATTTGGACGGCCAGGAGCATCTCCTGGAGGGGATATCCGGCGAAAAGGAATTGCGAACCGCCGAGGAATTTCTGCAACGGCGGGAATTGGTTATCGCCGACGGCCATCACCGCTACGAAACGGCGATGAACTATTGCCGGGAGATGAAAGAGAAGACGGGAAAAGACCCCCGCCGCGAAGCGTGGGGAAGCCTTCTGGTTTTGATCGTCCCCATCGCCGATCCCGGCCTGTTGGTTCTGCCCACGCATCGCGTTTTATCCAACATGCCCAACGGCTGGTTCGACCGGCTGCGCGAGAAGGCGGCGCCGGATTTCGACATCGAACCGATTCGCCAAGTTTCGGGCGAGGCGCTGCGCTCGGCTTTAGCGGGCCGAAACCGGAGCATCGCCGTTCTGTCGCGCCAGGACGCCGCGATGTTTACGTTGAAATCCCATGCCGCTCCTGCGTCGATGGATGCCATCCCCGCAAGTCTGCGCGATTTGAATGTTGCCATCCTGCACCGCCATTTCTTCGCCGCCTGTCTCGATTTGCCGGAGGAGGCGCTGCGCGAAGCGGTGCGCTACGTCCGCGACGAGGAGGAGGCGGCCGATCGAGTGCGGCAAGGCGCCAGCGATGCGGCTTTTCTCTTGGCGGGCATCTCTCCGCAAACCGTTTTCGACGTTTCGCTGACCGGCGTGCGGATGCCGCAAAAATCGACCGATTTCTATCCCAAGATTCCTACAGGTCTGGTGCTGCGTTCCGTGGAGTAA
- the sppA gene encoding signal peptide peptidase SppA, translating to MKPIVKKSTGILLLLTFFFVVIVLVGLFATVAILVMQGASPHILGGKRVALVRVEGLIYDAEEWIDQIKDYQEDGTIKAIVLRIDSPGGAVGPSQDLYQAVCDARQQHGKIVVASFASVAASGGYYIACGADHIVSAPGALTGSIGVYSKFLLAKDLMDKIGIGYETVKAGKYKDFGSMERPLSPEEREMMQGVIDDTYQQFLEAVADGRKESLSKLLREWNPSSVSGNYPFTDAVRGILGDFQEKKAQYDRTQASAPVKDATAESSDSSKTQKATLQPDEKTILALAKELAEGKIYTGRQAQQIGLVDKIGALDDAIRQAAKLAGIPGKPTVIEKKPKEFGWLDLISQGLAALTAKTNYSPLQYRFPY from the coding sequence TTGAAGCCGATCGTGAAAAAAAGTACGGGAATTCTACTTCTCCTGACGTTCTTTTTCGTCGTCATCGTTCTTGTTGGCTTGTTCGCCACGGTGGCGATATTGGTCATGCAGGGCGCGTCGCCTCATATTCTGGGCGGAAAGCGAGTCGCCCTGGTGCGGGTGGAAGGCTTGATCTACGACGCCGAGGAATGGATCGATCAGATCAAGGATTACCAGGAAGACGGAACCATTAAAGCCATCGTCCTGCGCATCGACAGCCCCGGCGGGGCGGTGGGTCCTTCCCAGGATTTATACCAAGCTGTCTGCGACGCCCGCCAACAGCACGGCAAAATCGTCGTCGCTTCCTTCGCCTCCGTAGCGGCGTCGGGCGGTTATTATATCGCCTGCGGCGCCGATCATATCGTCTCCGCTCCCGGCGCGCTGACCGGCAGCATCGGCGTCTATTCCAAATTTCTTTTGGCGAAGGATTTGATGGACAAAATCGGCATCGGCTACGAGACGGTCAAAGCGGGAAAGTATAAAGATTTCGGTTCGATGGAACGTCCTCTTTCGCCCGAAGAACGGGAAATGATGCAAGGCGTCATCGACGACACCTACCAGCAATTCCTCGAAGCGGTCGCCGACGGACGCAAGGAAAGCCTTTCCAAACTGCTGCGGGAATGGAATCCATCCAGCGTCAGCGGCAATTATCCCTTTACGGACGCCGTGCGCGGCATCCTGGGCGATTTTCAAGAAAAGAAAGCGCAATACGATCGAACCCAGGCATCCGCCCCCGTGAAAGACGCCACGGCGGAATCGAGCGATAGTTCCAAAACCCAAAAAGCAACGTTGCAACCGGACGAAAAAACCATTCTTGCCTTAGCGAAGGAATTGGCGGAAGGGAAAATTTACACCGGACGCCAGGCGCAGCAAATCGGCTTGGTGGATAAGATCGGCGCTCTCGACGACGCCATCCGCCAGGCCGCGAAATTGGCGGGCATTCCCGGAAAGCCGACGGTTATCGAGAAAAAACCGAAAGAATTCGGATGGCTCGATCTGATCTCGCAAGGCCTGGCCGCCCTTACGGCGAAAACCAACTACTCGCCGCTCCAATACCGGTTTCCGTATTGA